In one window of Fictibacillus phosphorivorans DNA:
- the cdaA gene encoding diadenylate cyclase CdaA, with translation MLPIADFNIFNYITQIIDILLVTYVIYKLIMLIRGTKAVQLLKGITVIIVVWFLSSSFDLRTMSWLMDKVITYGLLAIIIIFQPELRRALEQLGRGKFFSRTGLPEEEEMEKSIAAICKSTNYMSKRRIGAIMSIERETGLSEYVETGIPIKAHLSSELLTNIFVPNTPLHDGAVIIKQNQIYAAGCYLPLTESPFVSKELGTRHRAALGISEVTDAITVIVSEETGTISLTKNGEIYRNLDEESLRNLLNAELIIANKSTSSTRWNWRGKKNGQTP, from the coding sequence ATGTTACCAATCGCAGATTTTAATATATTCAATTACATTACACAGATCATAGATATCCTATTAGTGACGTATGTGATCTATAAGCTGATCATGCTGATTCGTGGAACGAAAGCTGTTCAATTGTTAAAAGGGATAACCGTGATCATCGTAGTATGGTTTTTGAGTAGTTCGTTTGATCTTAGGACGATGTCATGGCTGATGGACAAAGTGATTACATACGGTCTTCTTGCCATCATCATCATTTTCCAGCCCGAGTTACGACGAGCACTCGAGCAGCTTGGACGTGGAAAGTTCTTCTCTCGTACAGGCCTGCCTGAAGAAGAAGAGATGGAAAAATCCATTGCTGCGATCTGTAAATCGACGAACTATATGTCTAAGCGACGTATAGGAGCAATCATGTCAATCGAGCGAGAAACAGGATTGAGTGAATACGTGGAAACAGGGATACCCATTAAAGCGCATCTATCTTCTGAGTTATTGACGAACATTTTTGTTCCGAACACTCCTTTACATGATGGAGCTGTCATCATTAAACAAAATCAGATCTATGCAGCAGGTTGCTACTTACCATTAACGGAAAGTCCGTTTGTTTCAAAAGAACTTGGAACAAGACATAGAGCTGCACTAGGGATCAGTGAAGTAACAGATGCTATAACGGTTATCGTTTCTGAGGAAACTGGTACGATCTCTCTTACGAAGAACGGAGAAATCTATCGTAACCTGGACGAAGAGTCTTTAAGAAATTTGTTAAACGCAGAATTGATTATTGCGAACAAGTCCACTTCCTCAACTCGTTGGAATTGGAGGGGAAAGAAAAATGGACAAACTCCTTAG
- a CDS encoding YbbR-like domain-containing protein, whose translation MDKLLSSSWFVKIIAFLLALMMYTIVTMETQEEAANNTIFSKMYTESETIENVPIKPYFDDNQYVLTDMPSSVDLTLTGSSRLITKATKVDKEFEVYIDLTNKKPGNKRVKVQVQGLPEGVKAKINPDYVDVILHNKVTKEMNVNVDLKNKRKMPEGYTAGEVEFSPRTVDVTGAEGMIDQISFITGFVDVTDADEEIQTKVPLRAYNQQGDLIDVQINPGVAEVSVPIKKPKKTVQISIETKGKLDEGLSLQSITSNPSEITLTGTTTSLNKIDSFKEITIDLSEIKKDTTLTVDVPVPDGIDSVSLKEVTVDVNVEKTGTDAETEADTETEAQPVVDQETTRTFSDVPLTLLGSDADKQATIVDPADGVVDVTVRGKKSVLNSLKKSDLQGIVDVSALDQGTHKVKIDWKNPGDVELTGTVQEASVEIKTETSSQ comes from the coding sequence ATGGACAAACTCCTTAGTAGTTCATGGTTTGTAAAAATTATTGCATTCCTCCTAGCCCTCATGATGTATACGATCGTAACGATGGAGACGCAGGAAGAAGCAGCAAACAATACGATATTCTCTAAGATGTATACTGAAAGTGAGACGATCGAGAACGTTCCAATCAAACCTTACTTTGACGACAATCAATATGTACTTACCGATATGCCATCATCGGTTGACTTAACATTAACAGGGTCCAGCCGTTTGATTACAAAAGCGACAAAAGTGGATAAAGAATTTGAAGTTTATATTGATCTAACCAACAAGAAACCTGGAAACAAAAGGGTAAAGGTACAAGTTCAAGGCTTGCCTGAGGGTGTTAAGGCAAAGATTAATCCAGATTATGTGGATGTTATCTTGCATAACAAAGTAACAAAAGAGATGAATGTGAACGTAGACTTAAAGAACAAAAGAAAGATGCCTGAAGGATACACAGCAGGTGAAGTTGAGTTCTCACCTAGAACGGTTGATGTAACAGGTGCTGAAGGTATGATCGATCAGATCTCATTCATTACAGGATTTGTTGATGTAACGGATGCAGACGAAGAGATTCAAACAAAAGTTCCTCTGCGTGCATACAATCAACAAGGAGATTTAATCGATGTTCAGATTAACCCAGGAGTAGCTGAAGTATCCGTACCGATCAAGAAACCTAAGAAAACGGTACAGATCTCTATTGAAACGAAAGGGAAATTAGATGAGGGACTTTCTCTTCAATCCATCACATCAAATCCGAGTGAGATTACATTAACGGGTACAACAACTTCTTTGAATAAAATCGATTCCTTTAAAGAGATTACGATAGATTTAAGTGAGATCAAAAAAGACACAACACTAACCGTTGATGTTCCTGTACCAGATGGGATCGACAGCGTTTCACTAAAAGAAGTAACCGTAGATGTTAACGTAGAAAAAACGGGTACAGACGCCGAAACAGAAGCAGATACTGAAACGGAAGCACAACCAGTAGTTGATCAAGAGACAACAAGAACGTTTAGTGATGTTCCATTGACACTGCTCGGAAGTGACGCTGACAAACAAGCAACGATAGTAGATCCAGCAGATGGCGTTGTCGATGTAACAGTAAGAGGAAAAAAGAGTGTGCTTAACTCTCTTAAAAAGTCAGATCTGCAAGGAATTGTAGATGTGAGTGCACTCGATCAAGGAACACATAAGGTGAAGATAGATTGGAAAAATCCAGGGGATGTTGAACTGACAGGTACAGTTCAGGAAGCCAGTGTGGAAATTAAAACAGAAACTAGCAGTCAATAG
- the glmM gene encoding phosphoglucosamine mutase, producing MGKYFGTDGVRGVANTELTPELAFKLGRFGGYVLTKNTERPKILIGRDTRISGQMLEGALVAGLLSIGAEVMRLGVISTPGVAFLTKALGAQAGVMISASHNPVADNGIKFFGADGFKLLDEQENEIEALLDNETDELPRPVGGDLGSVSDYFEGGQKYMHYLKQTIPGDFSGLHIALDCAHGATSSHAPHLFADLEADISTMGTSPNGLNINEGVGSTHPEKLAELVKEKGCDMGLAFDGDGDRLIAIDEKGNIVDGDQIMFICAKHLKEQGRLKQDTVVSTVMSNLGFYKAVEANEMKSAQTAVGDRYVMEEMRKNDFNLGGEQSGHIIFLDYTTTGDGLLSGIQLASILKATGKPLSELAGEMAKFPQLLINVKVADKSKLNGNDAIKAAIDKVETELEGNGRVLVRPSGTEPLVRVMVEAPTEELCQEHADKIVEVVKAELV from the coding sequence ATGGGAAAATATTTTGGTACCGACGGAGTTAGAGGAGTCGCAAATACAGAACTTACGCCTGAATTAGCATTCAAATTAGGGCGTTTTGGAGGATATGTTCTAACAAAAAATACGGAAAGACCTAAAATCCTAATTGGACGTGACACACGTATTTCTGGTCAGATGTTAGAAGGAGCTCTTGTAGCGGGTCTTCTATCGATCGGTGCGGAAGTGATGCGTTTAGGTGTGATCTCTACTCCTGGTGTTGCTTTCTTAACAAAAGCGTTAGGCGCACAAGCGGGTGTGATGATTTCAGCGTCACATAACCCAGTAGCGGATAACGGCATCAAATTCTTTGGAGCGGATGGCTTCAAGCTTTTAGATGAGCAAGAGAATGAGATCGAAGCACTTTTAGATAACGAAACAGATGAACTTCCGCGTCCTGTAGGCGGAGACTTAGGGTCAGTGAGCGATTATTTTGAAGGCGGACAAAAGTATATGCATTATCTAAAACAAACGATTCCTGGAGATTTTTCTGGTCTTCATATCGCTCTAGATTGTGCGCACGGAGCAACATCGTCGCATGCACCACATCTGTTTGCTGATCTTGAAGCAGACATCTCAACAATGGGCACAAGTCCGAACGGCTTAAACATCAATGAAGGTGTAGGGAGTACACATCCTGAGAAGCTTGCTGAACTTGTTAAAGAAAAAGGCTGCGACATGGGGCTAGCATTTGACGGTGATGGCGACCGTTTGATCGCGATCGATGAAAAAGGAAACATCGTCGATGGAGACCAAATCATGTTCATCTGTGCAAAGCACCTGAAAGAGCAAGGACGTTTGAAGCAGGATACAGTCGTTTCAACAGTAATGAGTAACTTAGGCTTCTATAAGGCTGTAGAAGCAAACGAGATGAAATCGGCTCAAACAGCTGTAGGTGACCGTTATGTCATGGAAGAGATGCGTAAGAATGACTTTAACCTTGGTGGAGAGCAGTCTGGTCATATCATCTTCTTAGATTACACGACAACTGGAGACGGACTTCTATCAGGAATCCAGCTTGCTTCGATCTTAAAAGCAACCGGAAAGCCATTATCAGAGCTTGCAGGTGAGATGGCTAAATTCCCTCAGCTACTTATCAATGTAAAAGTAGCGGATAAGTCAAAATTGAACGGAAACGACGCGATCAAAGCGGCGATCGATAAAGTAGAAACAGAGCTTGAAGGAAACGGCCGTGTACTTGTACGTCCTTCTGGAACAGAGCCACTCGTGCGTGTCATGGTTGAAGCTCCTACAGAAGAACTCTGCCAAGAGCATGCGGATAAAATCGTAGAAGTAGTAAAGGCTGAGCTCGTATAA
- the glmS gene encoding glutamine--fructose-6-phosphate transaminase (isomerizing) gives MCGIVGYIGNNDAKEILLRGLEKLEYRGYDSAGIAVLNEDGVHVFKEKGRIANLRENVDLGVEASVGIGHTRWATHGVPSRVNSHPHQSSTERFTLVHNGVIENYEQVKKQYISGVELLSETDTEVIVQLVEYFVNEGMEVEEAFRRTLSELKGSYAIGLIDNQNPETIYVGKNKSPLLVGKGEGFNVIASDAMAMLSQTDQYVELMDKEIVIVTSDGYTIKTLDGTVVERAPYTAELDASDIEKGTYPHFMLKEIDEQPFVMRNIINQYQNENGDLKLDDDIRAAMKDADRVYIIACGTSYHAGLVGKQLIENIANIPVEAHIASEFVYNMPLLSQKPLFIFISQSGETADSRAVLVEVKRLGHKALTITNVPGSTLSREANYTLNLYAGPEIAVASTKAYTAQIAVLAILAVDSARAKGIELDFNPLQELAIVANAMEVLCDQKEEMEKIAREFLAVTRNAFFIGRAADFYVCLEAALKLKEISYIQAEGFAGGELKHGTIALIEDGTPVIALATQEHVNLSIRGNVKEVAARGAYTCVISMDGLQEEGDRVVLPKIHPYLTPLVSVLPMQLISYYAALHRDCDVDKPRNLAKSVTVE, from the coding sequence ATGTGTGGAATCGTTGGATATATTGGGAATAATGACGCGAAGGAAATCCTTTTACGCGGATTAGAAAAATTAGAATACCGCGGATATGACTCAGCTGGTATCGCTGTACTGAATGAAGACGGAGTTCATGTGTTCAAAGAAAAAGGACGTATTGCCAATCTTCGTGAAAACGTAGATCTTGGAGTAGAAGCATCCGTTGGAATCGGACATACACGCTGGGCAACACACGGAGTTCCGAGTAGAGTTAACTCTCATCCACACCAAAGTTCAACAGAACGCTTTACACTCGTACACAACGGTGTAATCGAGAACTATGAACAGGTGAAGAAACAATACATCTCAGGTGTTGAATTGTTGTCTGAAACAGATACAGAAGTTATCGTTCAGCTTGTAGAATACTTTGTGAACGAAGGCATGGAAGTGGAAGAAGCATTCCGCCGCACGTTGTCTGAGTTAAAAGGTTCTTATGCGATCGGACTGATCGACAATCAAAACCCTGAAACCATCTATGTTGGTAAGAACAAGAGCCCGTTATTGGTTGGTAAAGGTGAAGGCTTTAACGTTATTGCAAGTGACGCAATGGCTATGCTTTCTCAAACCGATCAATACGTTGAATTAATGGATAAAGAAATCGTAATCGTGACAAGTGACGGCTATACGATCAAAACTCTTGATGGTACAGTTGTTGAGCGCGCACCATATACAGCTGAATTAGATGCAAGCGACATCGAAAAAGGCACATACCCGCATTTCATGTTAAAAGAAATTGATGAGCAGCCTTTCGTAATGCGTAACATCATCAATCAATACCAAAATGAAAATGGCGATCTTAAGCTAGATGACGATATCCGTGCTGCGATGAAAGACGCAGATCGTGTATATATCATTGCTTGCGGAACGAGTTACCATGCAGGTCTTGTTGGAAAACAACTGATCGAAAACATTGCGAACATTCCTGTTGAAGCACACATCGCGAGTGAGTTTGTATACAACATGCCGCTTTTATCACAAAAGCCGTTGTTCATCTTCATCTCACAATCCGGTGAGACTGCAGACAGCCGTGCCGTATTGGTTGAAGTGAAGAGACTTGGACACAAAGCATTAACAATCACGAACGTTCCAGGTTCTACACTTTCTCGTGAAGCGAACTACACACTTAACTTGTATGCGGGTCCTGAGATCGCAGTAGCATCAACGAAAGCATACACAGCTCAAATCGCAGTACTTGCGATCCTAGCTGTTGACTCAGCTCGTGCAAAAGGCATCGAGTTAGACTTTAATCCGCTACAAGAGCTTGCGATCGTTGCAAACGCGATGGAAGTTCTTTGTGACCAAAAAGAAGAGATGGAGAAGATCGCTCGTGAGTTCTTAGCTGTAACTCGTAACGCATTCTTCATCGGGCGTGCTGCTGACTTCTACGTATGTTTAGAAGCTGCACTAAAATTAAAAGAAATCTCTTACATCCAAGCAGAAGGTTTTGCTGGAGGAGAATTGAAGCATGGTACGATCGCATTGATTGAAGACGGTACACCAGTTATCGCTCTTGCAACTCAAGAGCATGTTAACTTAAGCATCCGTGGTAACGTAAAAGAAGTAGCGGCACGTGGCGCTTACACATGCGTGATCTCTATGGATGGACTGCAAGAAGAAGGCGACCGCGTTGTTCTTCCGAAGATCCACCCATACTTGACACCGTTAGTATCTGTACTTCCAATGCAGTTGATCTCTTACTACGCAGCGCTTCACCGCGACTGTGACGTAGATAAGCCGCGTAACCTTGCGAAGTCAGTAACAGTAGAATAG
- a CDS encoding GIY-YIG nuclease family protein: MAYHFGLKVLDGKRGLKLKREKYAIVNNKNSFGIRFSRDIYVDEEAKIYTEQWCEKHLKECLDNFDLNMKYFSLLDHNEFCTEIEKFLKKNSLFTEVYDLNSYDGKAGYYIMVLDEYSQVYIGTTKDIKKRIRQHWSNSKAFDRLLFPMGNVNSSILSIDSFRALDTSRIFAYVTNETYINEDKFINQIPAEFVCNRLGGGKVTGGLLQAITMMKERNLRI; this comes from the coding sequence ATGGCATATCATTTTGGATTAAAGGTACTAGATGGTAAACGAGGATTAAAGTTAAAGCGAGAAAAATATGCGATTGTTAATAATAAAAACTCATTCGGAATTCGTTTTTCTAGGGACATTTATGTTGATGAAGAAGCTAAAATATACACGGAGCAATGGTGTGAAAAGCATCTTAAAGAATGTTTAGATAACTTTGATTTAAATATGAAGTATTTCTCTTTATTAGATCACAACGAGTTTTGTACAGAAATTGAAAAGTTTCTTAAAAAGAATAGTCTATTTACTGAGGTGTATGACCTTAATTCCTATGATGGGAAAGCAGGTTATTACATAATGGTACTTGATGAATACTCCCAAGTGTACATTGGCACGACGAAAGATATTAAAAAACGTATTAGACAACATTGGTCGAATAGCAAAGCTTTTGATCGTCTTTTATTTCCAATGGGGAATGTCAATTCATCAATACTCTCAATTGATAGCTTTAGAGCTCTTGATACTTCCAGAATTTTTGCATATGTAACAAACGAAACCTATATTAATGAGGATAAATTCATAAATCAAATTCCAGCTGAATTTGTATGCAATAGACTTGGCGGCGGAAAGGTTACAGGTGGTTTACTCCAGGCAATAACTATGATGAAAGAACGAAATTTGAGAATATAG
- a CDS encoding AAA family ATPase, giving the protein MNFNDVIWGWASSLPNWQSDLVRRLYEKSNLEAKENNEIFHNLLHEHGFTELVGNTNLLELEHIPNKARGNSVKITKLGNLQNVSAIDPKHGIEFSADGLTIIYGENSAGKSSYAKVLKQACRAVDSKTKIHPNIYQDNQSTSTADIHFIKQDGTEAKLTRKANTSPESILSSISIFDTDCARIYAQNDNEVVFIPSEFKIFDLIATHQTRLKQELQTQKDSYVAKKPDFNAVSEQTKVRTFLNTITHKTKKNEIHTHCTFTEQDQKRFDEIESDLKMLSTENPQRKVRELERIIMDVAALFEDLKNVEHELSRQNIGHLINTHQHYLDYKDTLEVLTKDAFTNQPLGKVGENPWKRLWEAAKHYHLDAYPAQAFPNTDDTARCVLCQQELSIEAKIRLQTFEEFMNDSISQEVQTRYQTRKTMINRIRTLPLERIKTAPFLNYLQDEGIELYTPLHNFIVSALKVQKFVLQAESNVPLSQELAPLLMECPIFEIEEFLSVKNGEVARLRSLLERNNIKELQEEQHELLAKKEIHNRIEDVHLCVKVCRDDFNFEKALKALDTTKITRKYNELSSVFLTDHFKTEIEKELKELRCNHISFDVNNKGVKGKTTIKLHLNSNAKVSLNEVLSEGEQKAISLAFFLAETSAIDNGGGIILDDPVSSLDHGRREYVARRLVQEAKQRQVIVFTHDIIFLYTLQNFAKRNAVQNICCNVRRIDRQAGIAGQELPWVAQKLKQRIGYLRNQIPALIRKRSELDPTIYHLEVKQWFMLLREAWERAVEEVLFKSVIQRFDATVKTQSLIGLEITEEMIQAVTEGMTVSSSMVHDEAMGYDRITPSIEEMELELQKLDSFYKKNKPK; this is encoded by the coding sequence GTGAATTTCAATGATGTAATTTGGGGATGGGCTTCTTCACTGCCTAATTGGCAAAGTGATTTAGTGAGAAGGCTGTATGAAAAAAGCAATTTAGAAGCTAAAGAAAACAATGAAATTTTTCATAATTTGTTACATGAACACGGTTTTACAGAATTAGTTGGAAATACAAACCTATTAGAATTAGAACACATTCCAAATAAAGCAAGAGGAAACTCTGTAAAAATAACAAAGCTAGGCAACCTCCAGAATGTTTCGGCAATCGATCCTAAACATGGTATCGAATTTTCAGCAGATGGATTAACCATTATCTACGGTGAAAATTCAGCTGGTAAATCAAGTTATGCCAAAGTTTTAAAACAAGCTTGTAGAGCTGTAGATAGCAAAACCAAGATTCATCCAAATATCTATCAAGATAACCAAAGTACTAGTACGGCAGATATTCATTTTATTAAGCAAGACGGTACAGAGGCCAAGTTAACACGAAAGGCAAACACATCGCCAGAATCTATTTTGTCATCCATAAGTATATTTGATACTGACTGTGCTAGAATCTACGCACAAAACGATAATGAAGTCGTTTTTATTCCATCAGAGTTTAAAATTTTCGATTTAATAGCTACACATCAAACAAGGCTTAAACAGGAACTCCAAACACAGAAGGATTCTTATGTTGCAAAAAAACCAGACTTTAACGCAGTTTCAGAACAAACAAAAGTAAGAACGTTTTTAAATACCATAACCCACAAGACCAAAAAAAATGAAATACATACACATTGTACGTTTACAGAACAAGATCAAAAAAGATTCGATGAAATCGAATCTGATCTAAAAATGTTATCAACGGAAAACCCACAGCGAAAGGTACGAGAGCTAGAACGTATTATTATGGATGTAGCTGCTTTATTCGAAGATCTAAAAAATGTGGAGCATGAATTATCTCGTCAGAATATAGGACATCTAATCAATACACACCAGCACTATCTAGATTATAAGGACACACTTGAGGTGCTTACAAAAGATGCCTTTACAAACCAACCACTAGGAAAAGTAGGTGAGAACCCTTGGAAAAGGTTATGGGAAGCTGCAAAGCACTATCATTTAGACGCATATCCCGCTCAAGCTTTTCCTAATACTGATGATACAGCTAGATGTGTATTATGCCAGCAAGAATTATCAATTGAAGCAAAAATACGTTTGCAAACCTTTGAAGAGTTTATGAATGATAGTATCTCTCAGGAAGTACAAACAAGATATCAAACAAGAAAAACAATGATTAATCGTATAAGAACATTGCCTCTAGAAAGAATAAAAACGGCACCATTTTTAAACTATTTGCAGGATGAGGGCATTGAACTATATACACCTTTACACAATTTCATAGTGTCAGCACTCAAGGTTCAAAAATTTGTACTACAAGCTGAGTCAAATGTACCGTTATCACAAGAACTTGCTCCATTATTGATGGAATGCCCTATATTTGAAATAGAGGAATTCCTTTCTGTTAAAAACGGCGAGGTAGCACGATTAAGGTCACTTTTGGAGAGGAATAACATTAAAGAACTGCAAGAAGAACAACACGAGTTGTTGGCTAAGAAAGAGATTCATAATCGTATAGAGGATGTCCACCTTTGTGTTAAAGTTTGCCGAGATGATTTCAACTTTGAAAAGGCGTTGAAAGCCTTAGATACAACGAAAATAACAAGAAAGTACAATGAGCTCTCGAGTGTTTTTTTAACAGACCACTTTAAAACAGAAATCGAAAAAGAATTGAAAGAGTTGCGATGCAATCATATTTCATTCGATGTAAACAATAAAGGAGTCAAAGGGAAAACGACGATCAAACTTCACCTGAACTCAAATGCAAAAGTAAGTTTAAATGAGGTACTCAGCGAAGGGGAACAGAAGGCAATATCTCTTGCTTTTTTCCTTGCTGAAACTTCAGCTATAGATAACGGTGGTGGAATAATACTTGATGATCCTGTTTCTTCGCTTGATCATGGTAGACGAGAGTATGTAGCACGCCGTTTAGTTCAGGAGGCTAAGCAAAGACAAGTAATAGTTTTTACACACGATATTATCTTTTTATATACCTTACAAAATTTTGCCAAACGAAATGCTGTTCAAAACATTTGTTGTAACGTTCGTAGGATTGACAGACAAGCTGGTATAGCTGGTCAAGAGCTACCATGGGTAGCACAGAAGTTAAAGCAACGTATTGGTTACTTACGAAATCAAATTCCTGCCCTTATAAGGAAAAGAAGCGAACTAGATCCTACTATCTATCACCTAGAGGTTAAACAATGGTTTATGTTGTTAAGAGAGGCATGGGAACGTGCTGTTGAAGAAGTGCTATTTAAAAGTGTAATCCAACGGTTTGATGCTACAGTTAAAACCCAATCTTTAATTGGTCTAGAAATTACTGAGGAAATGATTCAAGCAGTTACCGAAGGGATGACGGTCTCTTCGTCGATGGTTCATGATGAGGCCATGGGATATGATAGAATAACACCATCCATAGAAGAAATGGAGCTGGAGTTGCAAAAGTTAGATTCCTTTTATAAAAAAAATAAACCAAAATAA
- a CDS encoding heteromeric transposase endonuclease subunit TnsA yields the protein MAKRKTILTEKKISEMEKEGRGQGSGECYKPWINIQDFPSQGLATRGKGWKTNRIHQFLSKLERDYFYVLEWDSSVVDIREQFPLTREDTLFIAGQKGIKHPTDPKSNVPIVMTTDFLITVDKPSGAKHFARTIKPSKDLENARTIDKFEIERSYWTDRGIDWGIVTEKELPKNLIENVEWLHSSYFEINAITPEVFEMYVNQMKSFIKKANTSIVEVAVMFDQTHQLENGFGLEILKHLIARKKLRVDIHKKIHTHLWIQDIFDPESI from the coding sequence ATGGCAAAGAGAAAAACAATTCTGACCGAAAAGAAAATTTCGGAAATGGAAAAAGAAGGTCGTGGTCAAGGTTCTGGAGAGTGTTATAAACCATGGATTAATATTCAGGACTTCCCTTCTCAAGGATTAGCCACAAGGGGAAAGGGTTGGAAAACCAACAGGATTCACCAATTCCTATCAAAACTTGAAAGAGACTATTTTTACGTTTTGGAATGGGATTCTTCTGTTGTTGATATACGTGAACAGTTCCCTTTAACGCGTGAAGACACTTTATTTATTGCTGGCCAGAAAGGAATAAAGCACCCAACCGATCCGAAATCAAATGTACCTATCGTGATGACAACCGATTTTCTGATAACGGTTGATAAACCATCTGGTGCTAAACATTTTGCTAGAACGATAAAACCATCAAAAGACTTAGAGAATGCAAGAACCATCGATAAGTTTGAAATTGAACGTTCTTATTGGACAGATCGAGGCATTGATTGGGGGATTGTAACCGAGAAGGAATTGCCAAAGAACCTTATCGAAAACGTTGAATGGCTGCATTCCTCTTATTTTGAAATAAACGCTATTACCCCCGAGGTTTTTGAAATGTACGTAAATCAAATGAAGTCTTTTATCAAAAAAGCAAACACTTCTATTGTCGAGGTAGCAGTTATGTTTGATCAAACTCATCAATTGGAGAATGGTTTTGGTTTGGAAATTCTGAAACACTTGATTGCTCGTAAGAAACTACGTGTTGATATCCATAAAAAGATACACACCCATCTTTGGATACAAGACATTTTCGACCCTGAAAGTATATAA